In the genome of Myroides phaeus, one region contains:
- a CDS encoding adenylyltransferase/cytidyltransferase family protein, with product MKIGITFSAFDLLHAGHIKMLEEAKRECDYLIVGLQTDPTLDRPEKNKPTQTVVERYIQLKGCRFVDEIVPYATEQDLEDILRSFKIDVRILGDEYKDKNFTGRAYCEETGIELHYNRRDHRFSSSSLRKEVAEKENSKIRKIG from the coding sequence ATGAAAATAGGAATAACATTTAGTGCTTTTGATTTATTGCACGCAGGACATATAAAAATGTTAGAAGAGGCTAAACGTGAGTGTGATTATTTAATTGTGGGTTTACAAACTGATCCAACATTAGATAGACCTGAAAAAAATAAGCCAACACAAACTGTTGTAGAAAGATATATTCAATTAAAGGGGTGTAGATTTGTTGATGAGATTGTGCCTTACGCAACAGAGCAAGATTTAGAAGATATTTTAAGATCTTTTAAAATAGATGTGCGTATTTTAGGTGATGAGTATAAAGATAAAAACTTTACTGGTCGTGCTTATTGTGAAGAGACAGGTATTGAATTACATTATAATAGAAGAGATCACCGTTTTTCAAGTAGTTCGTTAAGAAAAGAAGTAGCGGAGAAAGAAAATAGTAAAATTAGAAAAATAGGATAA
- a CDS encoding LuxR C-terminal-related transcriptional regulator produces MKSPLQKKVASYILLLLLFPLFSYSQKSNSDITFFENLQYSPLAGKNNTEISKKINNYKWLRITLENNEINKPCIFKFPSAHILDYDFYVNDGVNWNKIIPNYDLDGSRISTRFPEHHFKSHTPYIYLKIPHNFNNAEQFVLKERGAYKGAGVSMLILIGVYYGFIILSILLDLGFYYISKDQTFIIFSLLLASIGLIFFHEDGMFYFLSDGKYTLKHIITLSFPIISFLLSYFTYNFLSLKESGKIIKLILTTLALTSILLAISYTITDQYLYLHILKHACLIIPIIGFLISLSAIKKDIYMKILTGIFVILVFQVLGYSWSITYDIFNFSFFHLNALRITMSISIVAINILILMRIEKLNRQNQMYRNQIKNYIFELKQQKLEAAISHKNNPSFFIQSPLQADNLLTNIEKIIMQLKEEFALTDRETDVLVGIWEGLANQEIAENLSISLSTTKHHVSNLYAKLNVKNRSQTILLKESLLNQQETLVDV; encoded by the coding sequence ATGAAGTCCCCACTACAAAAGAAAGTAGCAAGTTATATCTTGTTACTCTTGTTATTTCCTTTATTTTCATATTCACAAAAAAGTAATAGTGATATAACTTTTTTTGAAAACCTACAATACAGTCCTTTAGCAGGAAAAAATAATACTGAAATTAGTAAAAAAATTAATAATTATAAATGGTTAAGAATAACATTAGAAAATAACGAAATTAATAAACCTTGTATTTTTAAATTTCCAAGTGCTCATATCTTAGACTACGATTTTTATGTTAATGATGGAGTGAATTGGAATAAAATAATACCAAACTATGACCTTGATGGAAGCCGAATTAGTACGCGTTTTCCTGAACATCATTTTAAATCACACACCCCTTATATATACCTAAAGATTCCTCACAATTTCAATAATGCAGAACAATTTGTACTAAAAGAGAGAGGTGCTTATAAAGGTGCAGGAGTCAGTATGCTTATTTTAATTGGAGTATACTACGGATTCATCATTTTATCAATACTCCTTGACTTGGGTTTCTATTATATTTCAAAAGATCAAACATTTATTATTTTTAGTCTTCTACTTGCCTCTATTGGATTAATATTTTTTCATGAAGACGGAATGTTTTACTTTCTATCGGATGGAAAATATACATTAAAACACATAATTACTTTAAGTTTTCCTATTATTAGTTTTTTACTTTCTTATTTTACTTATAATTTTCTAAGTTTAAAAGAAAGTGGAAAAATCATCAAACTTATTTTAACCACATTAGCATTAACTTCTATTTTATTAGCTATTTCATATACTATTACTGACCAATATTTATATCTACATATACTAAAACACGCTTGTTTAATAATACCAATCATAGGTTTTCTAATTTCTTTGTCTGCAATTAAAAAAGACATATATATGAAAATATTAACCGGTATATTTGTTATTCTTGTTTTTCAAGTTTTAGGTTATTCTTGGTCAATAACATACGATATTTTTAATTTTAGTTTTTTTCATTTAAATGCACTTAGAATTACTATGTCAATAAGTATTGTAGCTATTAACATACTTATTCTAATGAGAATTGAAAAATTAAATAGGCAAAATCAAATGTACCGTAATCAGATAAAGAATTATATTTTTGAGTTAAAGCAACAAAAATTAGAAGCGGCAATATCTCATAAAAACAACCCTTCATTTTTTATACAGTCACCACTACAAGCAGACAATCTATTGACCAATATTGAAAAAATAATTATGCAATTAAAAGAAGAGTTTGCTTTAACAGATAGAGAAACAGATGTACTTGTTGGTATTTGGGAAGGATTAGCTAATCAAGAAATAGCAGAAAACTTATCAATTTCACTGAGCACTACAAAACATCATGTCAGTAATTTATATGCTAAACTTAATGTCAAAAATAGAAGTCAAACTATTTTATTAAAAGAAAGTCTTTTAAATCAACAAGAGACTTTAGTAGACGTCTAA
- a CDS encoding PepSY-like domain-containing protein, whose protein sequence is MKRNNIVLAGILALTLSVTACKKESSDNVAGVEVNEGVTLPDSMYSFIMSVFPKVAVKETKELGQPNYYGSTHSANLDNNMKIDFDREGNWTEVEMLDNSAIPMEFLQKEIPTILAYVQSNYPNVSIIEVDKDSRRGFEVSLSDNLELVFNQQQEFIGLDLDLDHDEQVVEETEIPKVAKEFITKNFGETTVVLVKKELDSKEDKYKVYLSNGYKIEFDNMGEWKEIKGNQMNDLPNTVLLERIASYIKANYSRYKTVSIEREKDHFQVEVEKGGENLELLFDNAGVFLGIDD, encoded by the coding sequence ATGAAAAGAAATAATATTGTTTTAGCAGGTATATTAGCTTTGACGTTAAGTGTTACGGCATGTAAAAAAGAAAGTAGTGATAATGTAGCAGGAGTTGAAGTAAATGAAGGAGTAACGTTGCCAGATAGTATGTATAGTTTTATTATGTCCGTTTTTCCAAAAGTAGCAGTGAAAGAAACGAAAGAGTTGGGACAACCAAATTATTACGGATCTACGCATTCTGCAAACTTGGATAACAATATGAAGATTGACTTTGATAGGGAAGGAAATTGGACAGAAGTAGAAATGCTTGATAATTCAGCAATTCCTATGGAATTTTTACAAAAAGAAATACCAACCATATTAGCTTATGTACAATCTAATTATCCAAATGTTTCAATAATTGAAGTGGATAAAGATAGTAGAAGAGGATTTGAGGTGTCATTAAGTGATAATTTAGAATTAGTATTTAATCAGCAGCAAGAGTTTATAGGACTTGATCTTGATTTAGACCACGATGAACAAGTGGTAGAAGAAACAGAGATTCCGAAAGTAGCAAAAGAGTTTATAACTAAGAATTTTGGAGAAACGACAGTTGTATTAGTTAAGAAGGAATTAGATAGTAAAGAAGACAAATACAAAGTATATTTATCAAATGGTTATAAGATTGAGTTTGATAATATGGGAGAATGGAAAGAAATAAAAGGAAATCAAATGAATGATTTGCCAAATACGGTATTATTAGAGCGTATTGCTTCTTACATTAAGGCTAATTACAGTAGATATAAAACAGTGAGTATTGAGCGAGAAAAAGATCATTTTCAAGTAGAAGTTGAGAAAGGAGGAGAGAATTTAGAATTACTTTTTGACAACGCTGGAGTGTTTTTAGGTATTGATGACTAA
- a CDS encoding PepSY-like domain-containing protein, with the protein MKKFKNLLTVVMVVVASLFTQSSMASDTIISKQQLPQKALSFITNYFKGKEISYVKQDKELFSTSYEVQFVDRMKVEFDGKGEWEEVDGRKMAIPTGFINTNIVNYVKKNFAGVDITKVEKGFRKIEVKLSNGLELEFTKEGKFSRIDD; encoded by the coding sequence ATGAAAAAGTTTAAAAATTTATTGACAGTAGTGATGGTGGTAGTAGCAAGTTTATTTACTCAATCATCAATGGCGAGTGATACAATCATTTCAAAGCAACAATTACCTCAAAAAGCCCTTAGTTTTATTACTAATTACTTTAAAGGAAAGGAAATTAGTTACGTAAAACAAGATAAAGAATTGTTTTCTACATCGTATGAAGTACAATTTGTAGATCGAATGAAGGTTGAATTTGATGGAAAAGGAGAATGGGAAGAAGTAGACGGACGTAAGATGGCGATTCCAACTGGGTTTATCAATACGAATATTGTAAACTATGTGAAGAAGAATTTTGCAGGTGTTGATATTACAAAAGTTGAAAAAGGCTTTAGAAAAATTGAAGTTAAACTGAGTAACGGATTGGAATTAGAGTTTACAAAAGAAGGGAAATTTAGTAGAATTGACGATTAA
- a CDS encoding sensor histidine kinase has protein sequence MNKMRLQNYTLKYLSIGLFVVLTLWVFVFYAFMTDEVYDNIDDGLKNTKIEIIKKAYNDPQLKSVQSFGANGFRITPLPAGDYSVKNVFETKNIYMESDDNEEPVRILTTVFTDKKGDNYKLEISTSTIEADDLLRDFGISVLALYVMLLGSIFIINYFILRKVWKSFYRLLSNLQGYSFGQKVVTQETATPIREFNDLQVEINKLIQRIENTFDQQKIFVSNAAHETQTPLAIISNKLELMIEEEGVTEKQIAQIESIHDSVRRLVKLNKSLLMLTKIENNQYQDIQKVNFNELVYAVVGEYDELLEYKAIAVKIIADTEPFVVSMDRGLAIMLFQNLLKNALFHNVKGGDIVIKLESSKMIISNSSMLEGALDEQLIYNRFFRSSTNEQSTGLGLALVETIVKVTPALSLRYYYDGKHHFEIFSTN, from the coding sequence ATGAATAAAATGAGATTACAAAACTATACATTAAAGTATTTGTCAATTGGGTTATTTGTAGTACTTACATTATGGGTATTTGTATTTTATGCATTTATGACAGATGAGGTGTACGACAACATTGATGATGGATTAAAAAATACCAAGATTGAAATAATTAAAAAAGCATATAATGATCCACAATTAAAAAGCGTTCAGTCTTTTGGAGCAAATGGCTTTAGAATTACTCCTTTGCCTGCAGGTGATTATTCGGTTAAGAATGTTTTTGAAACAAAGAATATTTATATGGAGTCAGATGATAATGAAGAACCTGTACGTATTTTGACCACAGTCTTTACGGATAAAAAGGGAGATAATTATAAATTAGAAATAAGTACTTCCACAATTGAAGCAGATGATTTACTTAGAGATTTTGGAATTTCTGTTTTAGCATTATATGTAATGTTGTTGGGGAGCATATTTATTATAAACTATTTTATTTTGCGTAAGGTATGGAAATCATTTTATCGCTTATTGAGCAATTTACAAGGGTATAGTTTTGGACAAAAAGTTGTAACCCAAGAAACAGCTACTCCGATTCGAGAATTTAATGATTTACAAGTTGAAATTAATAAATTGATTCAGCGTATTGAAAATACGTTTGATCAGCAAAAGATATTCGTGTCAAATGCTGCTCACGAAACACAAACACCTCTTGCTATTATTAGTAATAAGTTAGAGCTAATGATAGAAGAGGAGGGAGTAACAGAAAAGCAAATTGCGCAAATTGAATCAATTCACGATAGTGTGAGAAGGTTAGTTAAGTTAAATAAGTCCTTATTGATGTTGACTAAAATAGAAAATAATCAATATCAAGACATTCAGAAGGTTAATTTTAATGAATTAGTTTATGCTGTAGTTGGTGAATATGACGAATTATTAGAATACAAAGCAATTGCTGTAAAGATTATTGCCGATACAGAGCCTTTTGTTGTTTCAATGGATAGAGGCTTGGCTATTATGTTATTCCAAAACTTGTTGAAAAATGCTTTATTTCACAATGTAAAAGGTGGTGATATTGTAATCAAATTAGAGTCATCGAAAATGATTATTAGTAACAGTAGTATGTTAGAGGGGGCTTTAGATGAACAGTTGATTTACAATCGTTTTTTTAGAAGTTCTACAAATGAGCAATCAACTGGATTAGGTTTGGCATTAGTGGAAACAATTGTCAAAGTAACACCTGCTTTATCATTGCGTTATTACTACGATGGAAAACATCACTTCGAAATATTTTCTACAAATTAA
- a CDS encoding response regulator transcription factor, translated as MKILVIEDERELQNVIVESLEKERYVVETASTYIEGEDKVVGFDYDCVLLDIMLPDGSGIDLLRSIKNQGKGDAVIIISAKDSIDDKVLGLELGADDYLTKPFHLSELHARIKSVLRRRNQNGQQSTKWNNVEIFYDDRLVLVDGKSVVFNNKEFAMLYYFVVNANRLVTKSSLAEHVWGDYVDDVDSLDFVYSQVKNLRKKLKTSKADLNIQSVYGMGYKLVNE; from the coding sequence ATGAAAATACTTGTGATTGAAGATGAACGTGAGCTACAAAATGTGATCGTTGAGTCTTTAGAGAAAGAAAGGTATGTGGTTGAAACAGCTTCAACTTACATAGAAGGTGAAGATAAGGTAGTTGGGTTTGATTATGATTGTGTGTTGTTAGATATTATGTTGCCAGATGGTAGTGGTATTGACTTGTTGCGTAGTATTAAAAATCAGGGAAAAGGAGATGCTGTTATTATTATATCAGCAAAGGATTCTATAGATGATAAAGTATTAGGCTTAGAGTTAGGGGCGGATGATTATTTGACAAAACCTTTTCACTTGTCTGAATTACACGCGCGTATTAAGTCTGTTTTAAGAAGGCGAAATCAAAATGGTCAGCAAAGTACAAAGTGGAATAATGTTGAAATATTTTATGATGATCGCTTAGTTTTAGTGGATGGGAAATCAGTTGTATTTAATAATAAAGAATTTGCTATGCTATATTATTTTGTGGTAAATGCTAATCGTTTGGTGACTAAAAGTTCATTAGCAGAACACGTTTGGGGAGATTATGTAGATGATGTGGATAGCCTTGATTTTGTTTATTCACAAGTGAAAAATCTTAGAAAAAAACTAAAAACAAGTAAAGCAGATTTGAACATACAATCTGTTTATGGTATGGGGTATAAATTGGTAAATGAATAA
- a CDS encoding GNAT family N-acetyltransferase — translation MITSLQAHNFNILVIHNIEMFPLQLHTHRLHIEELAYADASFILNLVNTEGWLKYIGNRNIYTLFEAAIYIQSILDNRNFKFWTVKLKNSNKSIGLISIIKREYLHYPDLGFAFLPEYTHLGYAFEATNIIVKQAQIQQKYNTLLATTLPTNHHSIKLLKKLGFLNLQQIEVKNEKMNLYILNKN, via the coding sequence ATGATTACTTCTTTACAAGCTCATAATTTTAATATCTTAGTAATTCATAATATCGAAATGTTTCCACTACAATTACACACACACCGACTTCATATTGAAGAATTGGCGTATGCTGATGCTTCATTCATCCTTAATTTAGTCAATACTGAAGGGTGGTTAAAATATATTGGCAATAGAAATATTTATACTCTCTTTGAAGCAGCAATCTACATTCAAAGTATATTAGATAATCGTAATTTTAAATTCTGGACTGTAAAACTAAAAAACTCCAATAAAAGCATAGGACTTATAAGTATTATCAAAAGGGAATATTTACACTATCCCGATTTAGGTTTTGCTTTTTTACCAGAATACACGCATTTAGGTTATGCATTCGAGGCGACGAATATAATTGTAAAACAAGCACAAATACAGCAAAAATACAATACTCTATTAGCTACTACCCTCCCAACTAATCATCATTCTATAAAACTTTTGAAAAAATTAGGTTTTTTAAACCTACAGCAAATTGAAGTAAAGAATGAAAAGATGAACCTATATATTTTAAATAAAAATTAA
- a CDS encoding META domain-containing protein, with translation MKKIALMLAVVAGMTVVSCKTAGEVNKTVKEQKVTMDQAKELGGEWTLISMKSEGKELKDLFPGKTPKLNFEIATKRVNGNDGCNNIMGEYSVKAGNEIVLGEKMASTMMFCSGVADREYMQTLQSVTNYEIVDGKLLLKSGKEIVLTFSK, from the coding sequence ATGAAAAAGATAGCTTTAATGTTAGCAGTAGTTGCTGGAATGACAGTTGTAAGTTGTAAAACAGCAGGAGAAGTAAATAAAACTGTAAAAGAACAAAAAGTAACTATGGACCAAGCAAAAGAATTAGGGGGAGAATGGACATTGATTTCTATGAAATCAGAAGGAAAAGAATTAAAAGATTTGTTTCCAGGTAAGACTCCGAAGTTAAACTTTGAGATTGCGACAAAACGTGTGAATGGAAATGATGGTTGTAATAACATCATGGGAGAATATAGTGTAAAAGCAGGAAATGAAATCGTGTTAGGAGAGAAAATGGCATCAACAATGATGTTTTGTTCAGGTGTAGCAGATAGAGAATATATGCAAACTTTACAGTCAGTAACTAACTATGAAATCGTAGACGGTAAGCTTCTTTTGAAGTCAGGAAAAGAGATTGTACTTACATTTTCGAAATAA